From Neospora caninum Liverpool complete genome, chromosome VIII, a single genomic window includes:
- a CDS encoding MGC78790 protein, related: MAVTHRGDGAVLLIFPEIMRTEKIPSIVDFLLDKDFDIIREKEFCFTHTEAARFFEETPASTERSVFISQVCSGLVRLQVLQHPEGLTVSRLLDVVGPEDVQEAKKAQESGHPKAHVFEPALPNPFILVRFVDRCPVERTFAMIKPDAVAAGAFEQIRDEILDSGLDIICQRHLRLTETAVDAVYEEHKDKPFFDDLRLFLTGSDGVAVLILEGQAAIRRWTLLCGPADSARARRIAKGTLRARFGSDATQNAVHGSGSAAEVERAMRLFFTEPDFALERTFALIKPDGMAAAIRHSILEEIQKKRMQIICRKEFQLDKQGILQLYAAHHREPYFAELSEFLASGPVTALILMRVGAVAVWRDTVGVRKDLTAPPRGKSLRGLYSKNRLRNVVHASETRNQAEQSIAFFFPELPLYPIPQAEYINDYVFLKRAAPGKTIEREPVSRGTVPPTLQILISKGLEALCAVKPQGLAAVSYLADWLEKNARQQDVGRQLTVDPTEPPKRTIITVEEGKEMPHVLRDSLPRPPFFVRIVGGPLSGKQTLSKRIADETGFVALSFKDVAAKEIASKSALGQLLEPIVRVGEMPPASVEARLWKSAFLEHSGNNRVVITSSRLSLERAKSLDRELGGVPALVVFIGCPRELLVSRAAKAGALAHVEQIDESLQHLADVKEYYQRLGKVFVVDGALSAAEMFQQVRHLFLPVVTYLLAPPGLPSNEIAKELEGEDAKHVDVLSLLQDRARPVAVAHTLTSASAVCPLLVDNLRELQNQGNDQFVITDFPLTVKQMRFVEEQVPCTVRAVRIRASPTTLKALENAGNSSLKALETRRKAFRSQDMNAVFADLEARRVLQTVDCDVLRECPLAATSRSVGRRLLDLLSPLGPRATIVVGPPGYDAAPLALALSKYKKKALFLDCDALQTHALETGSCQTLPAMADPRTCARTVRAALHRMRSESAVLINLPRTWGDAELSSFDESVHVEQVVRVRGASQLDPASRPEDTEAQRRFLQIVTQYFNKKLKVIEVRNEADRSAEDLATEIVRGTQPSVVAVGAPPTIDTRDVAKSLCDILQYKILPDIEALVPSVARAEMRDLSQKKMKAVLDSPSLLAATVAKALKADAELQGCGCVLLGYPKTVEQASALLKHGVKLEKFVQVTISAEAVLQRLSENEDPPEVDQEELESSLNAYYVNEDSLSRFFEARGELVKLDGTSATLAEACAAAFRPRVVLFPSAHLHSSLARQVASAVAKTRHARVVDVAQFHVPETRKGAAPEEGVFRDLPLDSEAGVFAQLLQLQQACTIDGLVLLDLPAAAFDTLGCLPDLVETLALSVPQVVQHAYTVNDLLFSVLGENVKDKVRLTLRSDQTIKEIKATVKAQLGPAAELAATRAMN, translated from the exons ATGGCGGTAACACACCGGGGAGACGGGGCCGTTCTCCTCATTTTTCCGGAGATCATGAGAACGGAAAAG ATCCCTTCGATCGTCGACTTCCTCCTCGACAAGGACTTCGACATCATCCGGGAAAAGGAATTCTGCTTCACGCAC ACTGAAGCGGCGCGGTTCTTCGAGGAGACTCCGGCGTCGACGGAGAGGTCGGTTTTTATTTCTCAAGTTTGCTCCGGCCTGGTCCGCCTCCAAGTTCTTCAGCACCCCGAGGGTCTGaccgtctcgcgtctcctcgacgTAGTCGGCCCAGAAGATGTtcaagaggcgaagaaggcgcaagaATCGGGTCATCCAAA AGCTCATGTGTTCGAGCCGGCATTACCTAACCCGTTCATTCTCGTTAGGTTTG TTGACAGGTGTCCAGTCGAGAGGACGTTCGCGATGATCAAACCGGACGCCGTGGCTGCCGGGGCGTTTGAGCAGATCAGAGACGAAATCCTGGATTCGGGACTCGACATCATTTGCCAGAGGCACCTGCGCTTAACTGAAACAGCAGTCGATGCTGTGTACGAAGAGCACAAAGATAAG CCTTTCTTCGACGATCTTCGCCTGTTTCTCACAGGCTCGGATGGAGTAG CGGTCTTGATTCTCGAGGGCCAGGCAGCGATCAGAAGATGGACGCTGCTTTGCGGCCCAGCCGACAGCGCCCGAGCGCGCCGAATCGCGAAGGGAACACTCCGCGCCCGCTTTGGCTCAGATGCCACGCAAAACGCCGTT CACGGATCGGGCAGCGCGgcggaggtggagagagcgatGAGGCTCTTCTTCACGGAACCAGACTTTGCTCTTGAGAGGACGTTTGCGCTGATCAAGCCCGATGGAATGGCAGCGGCAATCCGACACTCCATCTTGGAGGAAATTCAAAAGAAAAGAATGCAAATCATCTGTCGAAAAGAATTCCAATTGGACAAACAAGGCATTCTTCAACTCTACGCT GCGCACCACAGAGAGCCGTACTTTGCGGAGTTGAGCGAGTTCCTCGCGAGCGGGCCTGTGACGGCTCTCATCCTCATGCGTGTCGGCGCAGTGGCGGTTTGGAGGGACACCGTGGGCGTGAGAAAAGACTTGACGGCGCCGCCAAGAGGCAAAAGTTTGCGCGGCTTGTATTCGAAGAATCGCCTACGCAACGTCGTCCACGCCTCCGAGACGCGAAACCAAGCAGAACAGTCgatcgcgttcttcttccccgaACTGCCGCTCTACCCCATCCCGCAGGCGGAGTACATCAACGACTACGTCTTTCTCAAACGGGCTGCGCCTGGAAAGACGATTGAGCG CGAACCGGTGTCGCGCGGCACGGTCCCCCCGACGCTGCAAATCCTCATCTCCAA GGGGCTTGAGGCGCTGTGTGCGGTGAAGCCTCAAGGCCTCGCAGCCGTTTCGTACCTGGCCGACTGGCTTGAAAAAAACGCCCGGCAGCAGGACGTGGGAAGGCAGCTCACCGTTGACCCGACAG AGCCGCCCAAGAGAACCATCATCACGgtcgaagaagggaaggaaatgCCCCACGTTTTGCGGGATTCGTTGCCGAGGCCGCCGTTCTTTGTGAGAATCGTCGGCGGGCCGCTCTCAGGGAAACAGACTCTGAGCAAGCGAATCGCTGACGAAACCGGATTCGTCGCTCTCAGTTTCA AGGACgtggcggcgaaggagaTTGCCTCGAAGTCAGCTCTTGGGCAGTTGCTGGAGCCGATAGTTCGTGTCGGGGAAATGCCGCCGGCGAGTGTCGAAGCCCGACTGTGGAAGTCGGCGTTCCTGGAGCACAGCGGCAACAACAGGGTTGTTATCACCAGCAGCCGTCTCTCACTGGAACGGGCCAAGAGTCTCGACAGGGAACTGGGCGGCGTTCCggccctcgtcgtcttcatcgGTTGCCCCCGCGAacttctcgtctcccgcgcAGCCAAGGCAG GTGCTCTGGCCCACGTGGAACAGATCGACGAGAGTCTCCAACATCTTGCAGACGTCAAAGAGTACTACCAACGACTTGGAAAG GTCTTTGTCGTTGACGGGGCGTTGTCGGCGGCGGAAATGTTTCAGCAAGTTCGGCATCTGTTTCTGCCTGTGGTAACCTACCTGCTGGCGCCTCCGGGGCTTCCCTCGAACGAAATCGCAAAGGAGCTGGAAGGCGAAGATGCGAAGCACGTCGACGTGCTGAGTCTGCTGCAAGACCGCGCGAGGCCTGTCGCTGTCGCGCACACTCTCACGTCGGCGTCGGCTGTTTGTCCGCTCCTTGTCGACAACCTCAGAGAACTGCAAAACCAGG GCAACGACCAGTTCGTTATCACCGATTTCCCGCTAACTGTCAAGCAGATGAGATTCGTCGAAGAACAA GTGCCATGTACAGTCCGAGCAGTTCGCATCCGTGCGTCGCCGACCACTCTGAAAGCCTTGGAAAATGCTGGAAACTCCTCGCTGAAGGCTCTCGAGACAAGGCGAAAAGCGTTTCGATCCCAAGACATGAATGCTGTTTTTGCTGACCTCGAG GCTCGGAGAGTCTTACAAACGGTCGATTGCGATGTTCTGCGAGAGTGTCCCTTAGCAGCGACGAGCCGCTCTGTGGGGCGGAGACTCCTCGatctgctgtctcccctcgGCCCTCGCGCGACGATCGTCGTGGGACCTCCCGGCTACGACGcagctcctctcgctctcgcacTCTCCAAATACAAGAAAAAAgcgctcttcctcgactgCGACGCTTTACAAACTCATGCACTGGAGACGGGGAGCTGCCAGACGCTGCCA GCGATGGCCGACCCGCGCACTTGTGCGCGGACGGTTCGAGCGGCGCTTCACCGCATGCGAAGCGAATCTGCCGTTTTAATCAATTTGCCTCGCACTTGGGGAGATGCGGAGTTGAGTAGCTTCGACGAGAGCGTCCACGTCGAACAGGTTGTCCGTGTCCGAGGCGCCTCGCAGCTGG ATCCTGCGTCTCGGCCCGAGGACACGGAAGCCCAACGTCGCTTTCTGCAAATCGTGACACAATATTTCAACAAAAAG CTGAAAGTGATCGAAGTTCGAAACGAGGCCGATAGGAGTGCCGAAGACCTCGCGACCGAGATCGTGAG AGGGACGCAGCCGAGCGTTGTCGCTGTCGGCGCACCTCCGACAATCGACACCCGAGACGTGGCGAAGAGCCTCTGCGACATACTGCAGTATAAGATCCTCCCAGATATCG AGGCTCTGGTTCCGTCTGTGGCGCGGGCGGAGATGCGCGATCTTTcgcagaagaagatgaaagCGGTCCTCGACAGTCCAagtcttctcgccgcgacGGTAGCGAAGGCCCTTAAAGCCGATGCTGAACTGCAAGGCTGCGGCTGCGTTCTCTTGGGCTACCCAAAGACAGTTGAGCAG GCTTCTGCCTTGCTCAAGCACGGCGTCAAACTCGAGAAATTTGTTCAAGTTACCATCTCCGCGGAG GCAGTCTTGCAGCGTCTCAGTGAAAATGAAGATCCGCCGGAAGTCGACCAGGAAGAGCTAGAAAGCAGCCTCAACGCGTACTACGTCAACGAAG ACTCGCTTAGCCGGTTCTTCGAGGCCCGCGGGGAGTTGGTGAAACTGGACGGGACTTCCGCGACGCTGGCTGAAGCCTGCGCTGCCGCATTCAGGCCTCGCGTTGTTCTCTTTCCAAGTGCCCATCTccattcttctctcgcgagacAAGTCGCGTCGGCTGTGGCAAAAACCCGACACGCGCGGGTTGTCGACGTCGCCCAGTTCCACGTCCCAG AGACCCGCAAAGGCGCAGCACCAGAGGAAGGCGTTTTCCGCGATTTA CCTCTCGACAGCGAAGCTGGCGTCTTTGCTCAGCTGCTTCAACTCCAACAAGCATGCACTATTGACG GCTTGGTATTGTTGGACCTTCCCGCGGCCGCTTTCGATACTTTGGGGTGCCTCCCAGACCTCGTTGAGAcactcgctctctcg GTTCCTCAAGTTGTCCAACATGCTTATACAGTCAACgatcttcttttctccgtcttggGAGAAAACGTGAAAGACAAAGTTCGCCTGACACTTCGC AGTGACCAAACAATTAAGGAAATCAAGGCGACTGTGAAAGCACAGCTAGGCCCCGCCGCCGAGctggcggcgacgagagcgaTGAACTGA